In a genomic window of Spirosoma agri:
- a CDS encoding PE-PGRS family protein yields the protein MRTILLILGTLTVLSCNIGVTVDGAKFASDPRTAPITAGQIDEASGLADSRTQPGNLWIEQDSGSPAELALLGYDGTVKGKMAIPNATNVDWEDMAIGPGPQDGKNYIYIADIGDNNAQRPGCVIYRFIEPASLQAAIGQVERINFKYPDGARDAEAIIVDPQTRDTWIISKREEKVHLYRLPYPQDINQVTTLQAYGELPFTYVTSAGISPDGSEIVLRTYLQVFYWKREAGQSVADAMQKGTARQLIAKAEPQGEAIGFDKDGKGFFTISERATNPSVNLYYYAKQ from the coding sequence ATGCGTACTATCCTGTTAATTCTCGGAACACTTACTGTCTTATCCTGTAATATCGGTGTAACGGTTGATGGAGCTAAGTTCGCCAGCGACCCAAGAACAGCCCCAATCACGGCGGGACAGATCGACGAAGCATCGGGTCTGGCCGACAGCCGAACCCAACCCGGCAATCTCTGGATCGAGCAGGATAGCGGAAGCCCGGCCGAACTGGCTCTGCTGGGTTATGATGGCACTGTAAAAGGAAAGATGGCGATCCCGAACGCAACGAATGTAGATTGGGAAGACATGGCGATTGGCCCTGGTCCTCAGGATGGGAAAAATTACATTTACATCGCTGATATCGGTGACAACAATGCGCAGCGCCCCGGCTGTGTGATTTACCGGTTTATCGAACCCGCCAGTTTACAGGCGGCCATCGGGCAGGTGGAACGGATCAATTTCAAATACCCGGATGGGGCCCGCGACGCCGAAGCGATCATTGTTGATCCCCAGACCCGCGATACCTGGATCATTTCCAAACGGGAAGAAAAAGTGCATCTGTACCGGCTCCCGTATCCACAGGATATCAACCAGGTGACCACGCTTCAAGCCTACGGTGAGTTGCCGTTCACCTACGTTACGAGCGCCGGCATTTCGCCCGATGGATCGGAAATTGTCCTGAGAACGTACCTCCAGGTCTTTTACTGGAAACGGGAAGCGGGTCAATCGGTTGCCGATGCCATGCAGAAAGGCACTGCCCGACAACTGATTGCCAAAGCTGAACCGCAGGGCGAAGCAATTGGCTTTGATAAGGATGGCAAAGGCTTTTTCACCATCAGCGAACGGGCTACAAACCCATCCGTGAATCTTTATTACTACGCAAAACAGTAG
- a CDS encoding sodium:proton exchanger yields MDSSILIIVLSLSVLISYAFDLFSSRFRTPSVLLLLVLGGITRQATNYFSVQVPVVNTILPTIGTLGLILIVLENGLDLELHRDKLGVIRRTLVASVLSVAGITVLLASVLYLLLNDSFYHCLIAALPFSIISSAVAIPSVANLSAGQGEFVVYESAFAGIIGVLVFNFLLVSRDSVWGAVWFFARDTLIMALLSLICCFLLLYLIGRINHRIKFLPIISVLFLVYAIAEINHLSSLLLILIFGLFLNNTELFIRGRLSEVLKNDLFEKELDQLKNLTAEGAFVVRTFFFLILGYAAIPGELLDRDALIVSAIFVAVIIGWRWVTLRLTYQGPMKPLLWIAPRGLITILLYLNIPQDMRVIGFRDGIPILVIVLSLIVMMAGGLGQKPAVTNE; encoded by the coding sequence ATGGATTCTTCGATTCTCATCATTGTTCTGAGCTTATCCGTTCTGATTTCCTATGCGTTCGACCTGTTTAGCAGCCGGTTCCGAACACCATCCGTACTGCTGCTTTTAGTACTGGGTGGCATAACCCGACAGGCGACCAATTACTTCAGTGTTCAGGTGCCGGTTGTCAATACGATCCTGCCAACAATCGGCACGCTGGGTCTAATCTTGATCGTGCTCGAAAATGGCCTTGACCTGGAACTGCACCGCGATAAACTAGGCGTTATTCGCCGTACGCTGGTGGCTTCTGTGCTGTCGGTTGCGGGTATTACCGTTCTGCTGGCCAGCGTTTTATACCTGCTGTTGAATGATTCATTCTATCATTGTCTGATTGCGGCTTTACCTTTTTCGATTATCAGCAGCGCCGTAGCAATACCGAGCGTCGCGAATCTGTCGGCTGGTCAGGGGGAGTTTGTCGTGTACGAGTCGGCTTTTGCCGGAATAATTGGTGTGCTGGTCTTTAACTTTCTGTTAGTCAGCCGGGATTCGGTGTGGGGAGCCGTGTGGTTTTTTGCCCGCGATACGCTCATCATGGCGTTGTTATCGCTGATCTGCTGTTTCCTGCTTCTTTATCTGATTGGTCGAATCAATCACCGGATCAAGTTTCTGCCGATTATTTCTGTACTTTTTCTGGTGTATGCCATCGCCGAAATCAATCACCTGTCGTCGTTATTGCTCATTCTGATCTTCGGGCTTTTTCTGAACAATACCGAATTGTTCATTCGCGGACGGTTGAGTGAAGTGTTGAAGAATGACCTGTTCGAAAAAGAGCTGGACCAGCTCAAAAACCTGACTGCGGAAGGCGCTTTCGTGGTCCGTACCTTCTTTTTCCTGATCTTAGGGTACGCAGCCATCCCCGGCGAATTGCTGGATCGGGATGCCCTGATCGTGAGTGCTATCTTCGTCGCCGTTATTATTGGCTGGCGGTGGGTCACCCTCCGACTGACGTATCAGGGGCCGATGAAACCACTACTCTGGATTGCTCCACGTGGTCTGATAACGATCCTGCTTTATCTGAACATTCCGCAGGATATGCGCGTGATCGGTTTTCGCGATGGGATACCCATATTGGTTATCGTACTATCGCTGATCGTTATGATGGCGGGCGGACTGGGACAAAAACCCGCCGTAACCAACGAGTGA
- a CDS encoding LolA-like protein — translation MKKLFVTLLAIPLLHVGANAQTTPTADEVLDKYITAIGGKEALTKVTDVTTSMSSEGQMGTIMITRKQKLPNKFSMVINANGMEVMKQTGDGTKVVAGGMQGSNTLEGAAAQQMIAMNVIFPELHYAENGIKSTLVGPEKVDGKDTYKLSHTTADGSATWTDNFDATTGLKVQSASTTKGQRGEMTMTSVYTDYKEVNGIKYPMTITQQSPRGPMTMTVDNVKFNKGLKDSDFTIK, via the coding sequence ATGAAAAAACTATTCGTAACCCTTCTGGCAATACCCCTGCTCCACGTTGGAGCCAACGCGCAAACGACGCCGACCGCCGACGAAGTACTGGATAAGTACATTACCGCTATTGGCGGAAAAGAGGCACTGACCAAAGTGACCGATGTTACAACGAGCATGTCGAGTGAGGGGCAGATGGGAACCATCATGATCACCCGCAAGCAGAAGCTGCCCAACAAATTTTCGATGGTCATTAACGCCAACGGGATGGAAGTAATGAAACAAACCGGCGACGGCACGAAGGTAGTTGCAGGTGGTATGCAGGGCAGTAATACGCTGGAAGGCGCTGCTGCTCAACAGATGATCGCCATGAACGTGATTTTTCCGGAATTGCATTACGCCGAAAACGGGATAAAATCGACGCTGGTTGGGCCAGAGAAAGTCGATGGAAAAGATACGTATAAATTAAGCCACACGACTGCCGATGGGTCGGCTACCTGGACGGATAACTTCGACGCTACCACTGGTCTGAAAGTTCAATCAGCGTCAACGACCAAAGGACAGCGTGGTGAAATGACCATGACATCGGTCTATACGGATTATAAAGAGGTAAATGGCATTAAATACCCCATGACAATCACGCAGCAGTCACCTCGCGGGCCGATGACCATGACGGTCGATAACGTAAAATTCAACAAGGGGCTGAAAGACTCCGATTTTACGATAAAGTAA
- a CDS encoding SDR family oxidoreductase, with product MEQMEIKTKPQHQDAQPGLEYEMDPQPIYIRDNYQGADKLLDKVALITGGDSGIGRAVAIHFAREGADLALVYHPREEQDAQKTKSLIEAEGRRCLLLPGDLKQISFIREVVGQVISTYHRINILVNNAANHVEQKEFTDISDQQMRETFELNILAMFRLTKNVLPHMGSYDCIINTTSVVSYRGSESLIDYASTKGAVTSFTRSLSQNLVERNIRVNGVAPGPIWTPLIVATKTLEEVEKFGKDTPMERPGQPAELAPAYVFLASEDASYFTGQVIHVNGGEVINS from the coding sequence ATGGAACAAATGGAAATTAAAACCAAACCCCAGCATCAGGATGCGCAGCCGGGTTTGGAATATGAAATGGACCCGCAACCGATCTACATTCGGGATAACTATCAGGGGGCCGATAAGCTATTAGATAAAGTGGCGCTCATTACCGGTGGCGATTCGGGTATCGGCCGTGCGGTAGCCATTCACTTTGCCCGCGAAGGCGCTGATCTGGCCCTCGTTTATCACCCGCGCGAAGAGCAGGATGCGCAGAAAACCAAGTCACTTATCGAGGCCGAGGGACGTCGGTGTTTACTACTTCCGGGCGATTTAAAGCAGATTTCGTTCATTCGGGAAGTGGTCGGCCAAGTCATCAGCACGTATCATCGGATTAATATTCTAGTCAACAACGCAGCGAATCACGTCGAACAGAAGGAATTTACGGACATTTCGGACCAGCAGATGCGCGAAACGTTTGAGCTAAATATTTTAGCCATGTTCCGGCTGACAAAGAATGTGTTACCGCACATGGGCTCATACGACTGCATCATCAATACCACGTCGGTAGTGTCGTACCGGGGCAGCGAATCACTGATCGACTATGCCTCAACGAAGGGTGCCGTTACATCATTTACCCGGTCGTTGTCGCAGAATCTGGTCGAACGCAACATCCGGGTCAATGGAGTGGCTCCCGGCCCCATCTGGACCCCGCTGATCGTAGCGACGAAAACGCTTGAAGAGGTCGAAAAATTTGGAAAAGACACGCCAATGGAACGGCCCGGACAACCCGCAGAACTGGCTCCAGCCTATGTATTTCTGGCGTCGGAAGATGCGTCCTATTTTACGGGACAGGTTATCCACGTCAACGGTGGCGAGGTAATCAACTCGTAA
- a CDS encoding SDR family oxidoreductase has translation MAYPKKYNQRNVMEAKIPPQHQAIQPGLEAELDPQPKVIRHLYKGANKLKDKVALITGGDSGIGRAVAVHFAREGADVAISYTPREEVDAQKTKELVEAEGRQCLLLPGDIRQETYCKQIVADTVQKLGKLNILVNNAGLQLQHQTLEEASDEDLVATYETNIYSFFRISKAAEPHLQKGDCIINTTSVTAYQGRADLLEYSSTKGAIMTFTRALSTNLITKGIRVNAVAPGPIWTPLNPASVSADEVAQFGKDVPMKRPGQPSEVAPAYVFLASDDASYITGQVLHPNGGTIVNT, from the coding sequence TTGGCTTATCCCAAAAAGTACAACCAACGCAACGTTATGGAAGCAAAAATCCCCCCTCAGCATCAGGCTATCCAACCGGGCCTTGAAGCTGAATTGGACCCACAGCCGAAAGTGATTCGGCACCTGTACAAAGGAGCGAATAAATTAAAAGACAAAGTGGCCCTCATTACCGGTGGCGACTCAGGCATTGGTCGGGCGGTAGCCGTGCATTTCGCGCGGGAAGGGGCCGACGTGGCCATTTCCTACACACCACGCGAAGAAGTCGACGCGCAGAAAACCAAAGAGCTAGTTGAGGCCGAAGGTCGGCAGTGTCTGCTCCTGCCGGGCGATATTCGCCAGGAAACGTACTGCAAACAGATCGTTGCCGATACGGTTCAGAAACTGGGCAAGTTGAATATTCTGGTCAATAACGCCGGACTACAACTGCAACACCAAACGCTCGAAGAGGCATCAGATGAAGATCTGGTAGCGACATACGAGACCAATATTTACTCGTTCTTCAGAATATCGAAAGCGGCTGAACCCCATCTTCAGAAGGGCGATTGCATCATCAATACCACGTCGGTCACGGCCTATCAGGGCCGCGCGGATTTGCTGGAATATTCGTCCACCAAAGGTGCGATCATGACGTTTACGCGGGCCTTATCGACCAATCTGATTACCAAAGGTATCCGGGTCAATGCGGTTGCGCCCGGTCCCATCTGGACTCCGCTCAATCCTGCTTCGGTAAGTGCGGACGAAGTAGCGCAATTCGGCAAAGATGTACCGATGAAACGGCCCGGCCAGCCCAGCGAAGTAGCACCCGCTTACGTGTTTCTCGCGTCGGATGATGCCTCGTATATCACAGGACAGGTGCTTCACCCCAATGGCGGCACGATCGTAAACACCTAG
- a CDS encoding 3-oxoacyl-ACP synthase, whose product MNQESTSKKLKHDLVTLCNAHVQQRIDVARRAMEAAQESANSESKSSAGDKYETGRAMAQIERDRYAHQLDVALAVEQELTRINSEKEYTVVQPGSLVTTNRGMFFISISAGKLNIDGKDVFAISPASPIGSALAGRRAGETVLFNKLVYEILSVA is encoded by the coding sequence GTGAATCAGGAATCTACGTCAAAAAAACTTAAGCACGATCTGGTTACTCTGTGCAACGCGCACGTTCAGCAACGCATAGATGTGGCCCGGCGGGCTATGGAAGCGGCACAGGAATCGGCCAACTCCGAGTCGAAGAGTAGTGCAGGTGATAAATACGAAACAGGCCGGGCTATGGCGCAGATCGAGCGGGATCGGTATGCCCACCAGCTCGACGTTGCGCTGGCCGTGGAGCAGGAGCTAACGCGGATCAACAGCGAAAAGGAGTACACCGTTGTTCAGCCGGGTAGTTTGGTAACGACCAACCGGGGTATGTTTTTCATCAGCATCAGCGCCGGTAAGCTCAATATCGATGGGAAAGATGTGTTCGCTATTTCGCCCGCATCACCAATCGGTTCGGCACTAGCCGGTCGGCGCGCGGGCGAAACAGTTTTGTTCAACAAGCTGGTCTATGAAATTCTGAGCGTGGCTTAG
- a CDS encoding amidohydrolase, whose translation MKRPLLVITVLFALLSGCSSRKKADLLVTNARIYTADSTFSVADAFVVGDGKFLAVGSAKTLADAYDADSTADLGGQPIYPGFYDPHAHFLGLGQVLNQADLVGATSYDDVISRLKSFYQKNPDVMWLAGRGWDQNDWADKTFPTKEKLDAAFPNVPVALMRVDGHALLVNSKTLRLAKVTAGSKLPGGEVVVRNGQPTGVLVDNAMQLVKRIIPQPDKADKARMLQAAEKVCVALGLTTISDAGISPDEINLIDSLHKAGKLKIRDYAMISLGEPNLTYFLKRGPFQTDRLTVRSFKLYADGALGSRGACLRRPYSDRPETGGFLLLSPGELERVTTLLHNSGFQANTHCIGDSANHLMLDLYGKLLKGHNNRRWRIEHAQVVSPEDVHKFGQYSIIPSVQPTHATSDMYWAANRLGPIRVKSAYAFKDLMKQNQLIAFGSDFPVEAVNPLFGFHAAVARQDAKNTPTGGYQMENAVDRKSALLAMTRWAAYACFEEQLRGSIAPGKQADFVILDRDIMTAPNAQLRDTKVKQTWIGGERVH comes from the coding sequence ATGAAACGTCCTCTTTTAGTAATTACGGTTTTATTTGCTTTGCTTTCCGGGTGTTCTTCCCGAAAAAAAGCCGATCTGCTGGTCACCAATGCGCGTATCTACACGGCTGACTCCACGTTCTCCGTAGCGGATGCGTTCGTGGTCGGCGATGGTAAATTTCTCGCGGTTGGTTCAGCCAAAACGCTGGCGGATGCGTACGATGCCGATAGTACTGCTGATCTGGGTGGACAGCCGATTTATCCCGGTTTCTACGATCCTCACGCCCACTTTCTGGGTTTAGGACAAGTGCTGAATCAGGCCGATCTGGTTGGCGCAACCTCGTATGATGATGTTATCAGTCGGCTGAAATCGTTTTATCAGAAAAATCCGGATGTCATGTGGCTCGCTGGCCGGGGTTGGGATCAGAACGACTGGGCCGACAAAACCTTCCCAACGAAAGAGAAGCTGGACGCTGCCTTCCCGAACGTACCGGTTGCGCTGATGCGGGTCGATGGTCATGCCCTGCTCGTCAACTCAAAAACCTTGCGACTGGCAAAGGTAACAGCGGGTTCTAAACTGCCCGGTGGTGAAGTCGTCGTCAGAAATGGTCAGCCAACGGGTGTTCTGGTCGACAACGCTATGCAACTTGTCAAGCGGATTATTCCCCAGCCCGACAAGGCCGACAAAGCCCGGATGCTACAGGCCGCCGAAAAGGTTTGCGTTGCGCTGGGCCTCACAACAATTTCGGATGCCGGAATCAGCCCCGACGAAATCAATCTCATCGACAGTCTTCATAAAGCGGGAAAGCTCAAGATTCGGGATTACGCTATGATTAGTCTGGGTGAGCCGAATCTGACTTATTTTCTGAAGCGGGGACCGTTCCAGACGGATCGGCTCACGGTCCGTTCGTTCAAGCTGTATGCCGATGGGGCTTTGGGTTCACGCGGGGCCTGCCTGCGTCGTCCGTACAGCGATCGTCCGGAGACAGGTGGTTTTCTATTGCTCAGCCCTGGTGAGCTGGAACGAGTCACGACACTTTTACACAACTCTGGTTTTCAGGCGAATACCCACTGCATTGGCGATTCGGCCAATCACCTCATGCTCGATCTGTACGGTAAACTGCTGAAAGGCCACAACAACCGGCGCTGGCGCATTGAACACGCGCAGGTCGTATCACCGGAAGATGTTCACAAATTTGGGCAGTACTCAATCATTCCGTCGGTTCAGCCAACTCATGCGACATCCGATATGTACTGGGCCGCCAACCGGTTAGGACCCATTCGCGTGAAGAGTGCTTATGCGTTTAAAGATTTGATGAAACAGAATCAGTTGATTGCCTTCGGAAGCGATTTCCCGGTAGAAGCCGTTAATCCGCTGTTCGGGTTCCACGCAGCGGTTGCCCGGCAGGACGCCAAAAACACGCCAACCGGTGGTTATCAGATGGAAAATGCGGTCGACCGGAAATCAGCGTTGCTGGCAATGACCCGCTGGGCCGCTTATGCATGCTTCGAGGAACAGTTGCGCGGGAGCATCGCACCGGGCAAGCAAGCTGATTTTGTGATATTGGATCGCGATATCATGACCGCTCCCAACGCGCAGCTTCGCGACACAAAAGTCAAGCAAACCTGGATTGGTGGCGAACGGGTCCATTGA
- a CDS encoding TolC family protein, translating into MKLSSWILFTCLSFSALAQQPQNAIQRAQQRTFTVATIPQPGEVLTLPQAIEQAIGKNYQIQINRSQEQIARNNFTKGNAGYLPSLLFNGNSSGGLQSFRQTYLDGLRPPQEASGVFNRTTNLALNVNYTVFNGYARSALYTQLKQLLQISSVTTRANVEATVASIATSYYDVIRQLQRLIAFSQALDISRERLELARANYEVGTRSKVDFLSAQVDYNTDSASLIAQEQLLRNSKTLFNTQLVRDPLTEFAVRDTIIVRPNLELGSLQQSLNTNNPLLVSAVLNRTIADLNARLVNAQQLPLVTAQTGYNYQLQDNQGGFGIRTGRTGSFTYLVTASIPIFNGYNLKRQIQNARVNTIIAQNQESDQRLQLQLALTQTFQLYQNSLKLLNLEVLNNQLANQNVDIAYDRYRIGNSTFVEFRDVQRNSIDAQTRLIEAEFNAKAAEIELLRLSSTITQELGQ; encoded by the coding sequence ATGAAGCTCAGCAGTTGGATTCTTTTTACTTGCCTCTCCTTTTCGGCCCTTGCTCAACAACCTCAAAATGCTATTCAACGCGCTCAGCAGCGAACGTTTACCGTTGCTACCATCCCACAACCTGGCGAGGTGCTAACCCTGCCACAAGCGATCGAACAGGCGATCGGGAAAAATTATCAGATTCAAATCAACCGGTCGCAGGAGCAGATTGCCCGCAACAATTTCACGAAAGGAAATGCCGGCTATCTACCGTCACTGTTGTTTAACGGAAATTCCAGCGGTGGTTTGCAAAGCTTTCGGCAAACGTATCTGGACGGTCTCCGGCCTCCTCAGGAAGCCTCCGGCGTATTTAACCGAACGACCAACCTGGCCCTCAATGTGAACTATACCGTTTTCAATGGCTATGCCCGTTCCGCGCTGTATACGCAGCTAAAACAACTTCTTCAGATTAGCTCGGTTACGACCCGTGCCAATGTGGAGGCTACGGTTGCCAGCATCGCTACGAGCTATTACGACGTGATCCGGCAGTTGCAACGATTGATCGCTTTTAGTCAGGCACTGGATATTTCCCGCGAACGGCTTGAACTGGCCCGGGCCAACTATGAGGTCGGTACCCGTTCGAAAGTCGACTTTCTGAGTGCTCAGGTCGATTACAATACGGACAGCGCATCACTTATTGCGCAGGAGCAACTGCTACGAAACTCCAAAACTCTGTTCAATACGCAATTAGTGCGTGACCCGCTCACTGAGTTTGCCGTTCGCGATACAATCATTGTTCGGCCAAATCTGGAACTGGGCTCGCTCCAGCAATCGCTCAATACCAACAACCCACTGCTGGTCTCGGCGGTGCTGAACCGTACGATTGCCGACCTCAATGCGCGGCTTGTCAATGCTCAACAACTCCCACTGGTTACGGCTCAGACCGGTTACAATTACCAGCTTCAGGACAATCAGGGCGGTTTTGGTATCAGAACGGGTCGAACGGGTTCGTTCACCTATCTGGTTACCGCATCGATTCCGATCTTTAACGGCTATAATCTAAAGCGGCAAATCCAGAATGCGCGCGTCAACACGATCATTGCGCAAAATCAGGAGAGCGACCAGCGATTGCAACTTCAATTGGCGCTCACGCAGACCTTTCAATTATATCAGAACAGCCTGAAATTGTTAAATCTGGAAGTGCTGAATAACCAACTGGCCAATCAGAACGTCGATATTGCGTATGATCGCTATCGGATCGGTAACTCCACATTCGTAGAATTCCGGGACGTGCAGCGAAACTCCATTGATGCCCAGACCCGCCTGATCGAAGCTGAATTCAACGCTAAAGCGGCCGAAATCGAATTACTCCGGCTCAGCAGTACCATCACGCAAGAACTGGGGCAGTAG
- a CDS encoding YetF domain-containing protein translates to MKPETVQSFDWERIFIHDLPWTYLGEVAFRTVFMFLIVLTALTVSGKREVRQLSIYELVLLIGLGSAAGDPMFYDDVPLSSAVVVFIVMMGCYKLTTFISDRNKTVRTVLEGKPVYVIENGCILTQNFKQEDMGLDDLFSDLRVGGIEHLGQVRTAILEPNGQLSFFQFRENDTRPGLPILPNELKRHTETLSEPGDYACCTCGSVQSISTSTGSLTCPRCTHTHWVKAMR, encoded by the coding sequence ATGAAGCCAGAAACTGTTCAGTCTTTCGACTGGGAACGTATTTTTATCCATGACCTTCCGTGGACCTATCTCGGCGAGGTGGCGTTCCGGACCGTATTTATGTTTCTGATCGTGCTGACTGCCCTGACGGTATCGGGTAAGCGCGAGGTGAGGCAATTGTCTATTTATGAACTGGTGTTGCTCATCGGTCTTGGTTCGGCTGCGGGCGACCCTATGTTTTACGATGATGTACCTCTTTCGTCGGCTGTAGTGGTCTTTATCGTCATGATGGGCTGCTACAAACTGACTACGTTCATCAGCGATCGCAATAAAACGGTTAGAACCGTTCTTGAAGGCAAACCCGTTTATGTAATCGAAAATGGCTGTATTCTGACGCAGAATTTCAAGCAGGAAGATATGGGACTGGACGATTTGTTTTCTGATCTGCGCGTTGGTGGTATCGAACACCTTGGACAGGTGCGTACAGCTATTCTGGAGCCAAATGGGCAGCTCAGTTTCTTTCAGTTCCGCGAAAATGACACTCGACCTGGCTTGCCTATTCTGCCCAACGAATTGAAGCGCCATACCGAAACGTTGTCGGAACCCGGCGATTATGCCTGCTGCACCTGTGGCAGTGTACAATCGATCAGCACATCGACCGGCAGCCTAACCTGCCCGCGCTGCACGCATACACACTGGGTAAAGGCCATGCGCTAA
- a CDS encoding DNA topoisomerase IB, translating to MDLLELAHDPMKAAKAARLVYMNDTMPGISRRKTGDQFTYLDTKEQPVDDEQLLARIRSMALPPAWERVWISPKANGHLQATGIDTRNRKQYRYHANWNAIRSETKFFRMAAFGEALPKLRARLDKDLKEKSLTRDKVIAIALSVMEQTLIRVGNAAYEKEYGSYGLTTLKTRHVKLEGSDVRFSFKGKKGIYHDIALHDRQLARLVKACRDLPGKELFQYFDEEGDRHSIDSGMVNDYLHETMGNDFSAKDFRTWAGTVNALRLLIELEPCETEKELKKNVNAVLDEVSLKLGNTRTVCRKHYVHPQILESYECLDLNPYIEQKNRFRQTSPHGLDGVEKLLLKFLSDQVKKVIKSPSAKKALA from the coding sequence GTGGATTTACTGGAACTGGCACACGATCCAATGAAGGCAGCAAAGGCGGCCCGGCTGGTGTATATGAACGACACCATGCCCGGTATCAGCCGTCGCAAAACTGGCGATCAGTTTACCTACCTCGATACGAAAGAGCAGCCTGTCGATGATGAGCAACTACTGGCCCGTATTCGCAGCATGGCCTTGCCACCCGCCTGGGAACGCGTCTGGATAAGCCCCAAAGCAAACGGACACTTACAGGCAACAGGTATTGACACCAGAAACCGAAAACAATACCGATATCACGCCAACTGGAACGCGATCCGAAGTGAAACAAAGTTTTTCCGGATGGCCGCTTTTGGTGAAGCACTCCCCAAACTTCGTGCGCGTCTCGACAAGGATTTGAAAGAGAAGTCCCTGACTCGCGACAAAGTGATTGCCATTGCGCTGAGCGTTATGGAGCAAACGCTGATTCGGGTGGGTAATGCGGCCTATGAAAAAGAATACGGCTCATACGGCCTGACAACCCTTAAAACCCGGCACGTCAAGCTGGAAGGCAGCGACGTACGGTTCAGCTTCAAGGGTAAAAAAGGCATCTATCACGACATTGCGCTCCACGACCGGCAGTTAGCGCGGCTCGTGAAAGCCTGTCGTGATCTTCCGGGCAAGGAATTATTCCAGTATTTCGATGAGGAAGGCGACCGCCACTCCATTGATTCCGGGATGGTGAACGACTACCTGCATGAAACAATGGGCAATGATTTTTCGGCCAAAGATTTTCGAACCTGGGCCGGAACGGTCAATGCCTTGCGCTTACTGATCGAACTGGAACCCTGCGAAACCGAAAAAGAGTTGAAGAAAAATGTCAATGCGGTACTTGACGAAGTGTCGCTCAAACTGGGCAACACCCGCACCGTATGCCGCAAGCATTACGTCCATCCGCAGATTCTGGAATCGTACGAATGCCTGGATTTGAACCCGTACATCGAACAAAAAAATCGCTTTCGTCAGACGAGTCCGCATGGGCTGGACGGCGTCGAGAAGTTACTCCTGAAATTTCTGAGCGATCAGGTAAAAAAAGTAATAAAAAGCCCTTCCGCCAAGAAAGCACTGGCCTGA
- a CDS encoding DUF6962 family protein, which translates to MTVSKSLAMQLNVSKPNERANKYLISFGFFRSFVNLVSLNKLGKSSRIFVNYVMIFSHIISGSVLAGTGVGVFWYFFQRVSIYNRLLWGFFLLTISLAALIGIIEYTGAESLEPLHRSMVVLSNSLGVVCAVVGVWGLLNRRIYTMTTFVTTMVFGLFVFILLLLPEVRVFTPVVPSLAILILMLLAVFSLLQRNKRGLWIVLAAMMMGLAAKAQSLDSFFHPTDFYHYATALALWFFGKAAEK; encoded by the coding sequence ATGACGGTTAGTAAATCGTTGGCGATGCAATTGAATGTGAGCAAGCCTAACGAACGAGCGAATAAATACCTGATCTCTTTCGGCTTTTTCCGTTCGTTTGTTAATCTTGTATCATTGAATAAGTTGGGCAAAAGTAGCCGAATCTTCGTAAATTACGTGATGATTTTTTCGCACATTATCTCTGGCTCCGTTCTGGCCGGAACCGGTGTTGGGGTGTTTTGGTACTTTTTCCAGCGGGTAAGCATCTATAACAGACTCCTATGGGGCTTCTTTCTACTCACGATTTCGCTGGCCGCCCTAATTGGCATTATCGAATACACAGGGGCTGAGTCGCTTGAGCCGCTCCATCGTTCGATGGTCGTGTTGTCTAATAGTTTAGGCGTTGTCTGTGCCGTCGTCGGTGTTTGGGGCTTGTTGAACCGCCGGATTTACACCATGACGACCTTTGTGACGACAATGGTATTTGGCCTGTTCGTATTTATCCTGTTGCTACTTCCCGAAGTGCGCGTTTTCACGCCTGTCGTGCCATCACTGGCCATTCTTATTTTAATGCTGTTAGCGGTGTTTTCGTTACTTCAGCGCAATAAGCGGGGACTCTGGATTGTTCTGGCGGCCATGATGATGGGATTAGCCGCAAAAGCGCAGTCGCTGGACTCCTTTTTTCACCCGACCGATTTTTACCATTACGCCACCGCGCTGGCTCTCTGGTTCTTCGGCAAAGCCGCTGAGAAGTAA